Proteins encoded within one genomic window of Budorcas taxicolor isolate Tak-1 chromosome 12, Takin1.1, whole genome shotgun sequence:
- the SLC25A30 gene encoding kidney mitochondrial carrier protein 1 has translation MSALNWKPFVYGGLASITAECGTFPIDLTKTRLQIQGQKNDANFKEIRYRGMLHALVRIGREEGLKALYSGIAPAMLRQASYGTIKIGTYQSLKRLFVERPEDETLLINVVCGILSGVISSSIANPTDVLKIRMQAQSSTLQGGMIGNFINIYQQEGTRGLWKGVSLTAQRAAIVVGVELPVYDLTKKHLILSGLMGDTVYTHFLSSFTCGLAGALASNPVDVVRTRMMNQRVLRDGKCPGYTGTLDCLLQTWKNEGFFALYKGFWPNWLRLGPWNIIFFVTYEQLKKLDL, from the exons ATGTCGGCCCTGAACTGGAAACCCTTCGTGTACGGAGGCCTGGCCTCGATCACGGCGGAGTGCG GTACCTTTCCAATCGATTTAACCAAGACACGGCTCCAGATTCAAGGCCAGAAGAACGATGCAAACTTTAAAGAAATCAGATATCGAGGAATGTTGCACGCATTAGTGAGGATAGGCAGAGAGGAAGGCCTGAAAGCGCTGTATTCGGG GATCGCCCCGGCGATGTTACGCCAGGCTTCCTATGGCACCATCAAGATAGGCACCTACCAGAGCTTGAAGCGGTTATTTGTTGAGCGTCCAGAAG ATGAAACCCTTCTGATAAATGTGGTCTGTGGGATTCTCTCTGGAGTCATATCCTCAAGCATTGCTAATCCAACGGATGTTTTGAAG ATACGGATGCAAGCCCAAAGCAGCACCCTTCAAGGAGGAATGATAGGCAACTTCATTAACATTTACCAGCAAGAGGGGACGAGAGGACTGTGGAAG GGTGTGTCCCTTACCGCTCAGAGGGCTGCTATTGTGGTCGGCGTGGAGCTGCCAGTCTATGACCTCACCAAGAAGCATCTGATTCTCTCAGGCCTGATGGGAGACACGGTGTACACCCATTTCCT CTCAAGCTTCACCTGTGGGCTGGCGGGAGCCCTGGCCTCCAACCCTGTGGACGTGGTAAGAACGCGTATGATGAACCAGAGAGTGCTCCGAGATGGCAAATGCCCTGGCTACACAGGCACCCTGGATTGCCTGCTACAG ACATGGAAGAATGAAGGGTTTTTTGCTCTATATAAAGGGTTTTGGCCAAATTGGTTGAGACTTGGTCCTTGGAATATTATC ttctttgtgacctatgAGCAGCTGAAGAAACTGGATTTGTGA